The DNA sequence TATGTATCCCGTGAATTAATGCTGCACACGCTAGCCAAGGTAGTAGGCTGACATTCTCAACGGGGTCCCACGCCCAGAATCCGCCCCACCCGAGAGTCTCATAAGCCCAAAGCCCGCCGAGCACAATTCCTAGCCCCAATATCGCCATGGACCCAACCACCCAAGGCCGAACGTAGTAGACCCACTGGTCCCAATCTTTCCGCGATAGCGCGGCGATTGAATACGCAAAAAGGATCCCGAGCATCGCAAAGCCAATGAAGATGATGGGAGGATGGATAGCCATCCAATAATTTTCCAAGGCAGGGTTCATTCCCTGGCCGTTAATCGGTGAAGCCCAATCTGCAGGAAGGACTATCCCTTTAAGGGCAAGCTCTTTCTCTGCAATTACTCTTGTGGGTGTAAAAGGGCTTTGAAGGGCAAGAATTCCCAGAATACTCGCCAAAATAAGGCCGTAGACGATCATGAAATTCCGTTCATATCGCCCGAGCGAGCGAAGGGCAATCACTCCTAGAACGGCTGTAAAGAACGCCCACAGAAGAAAGCTACCTTCCTGCCCCGCCCAAACGGCTGAAATACGAAACAGAGGCGGAAGACTATTATCGCTATGGCTGAAAACATACCAAATGTCATAACGCCTGGTCGTAATGAGATAGATAAGAAAGGCCTGGACACCAACAGTCGCGATGGCGCTGATGGCAAATAGCCAACGCGCAACTTTCATAAGATTCGGAAGGACTTTGGCAAATACGTATAATGTTACCGAAGCCAAAGCCGTTGCAACACCAATTATAACCAGCGCATTACCCATTGTTATTTACTCTTTTCATCTGCAGAATAGCGGGAAGGGCACTTTGTTTGTATCTGAGTAGCTTCAAAGATGCCATTTTTGATGGAACCGACCACTACTACACGCGTGGCTTGATCGAAACTTTCAGGAATAGCCCCATGATAAATGACCGGTATGGCCTCATGGGTTTTAGGGTCTTCAATTATGAACCTAAGTTCTTGATTAATAAGATTACGCAACACGGATTTCTTATCTACATCTGCCTGAATGTGAATCGAACCATTTCCTTTTGAGGCTTTCGCTTGTGCGATCGTTCGGTAGGGACTTGAGTTTTTGACAAAGAGTAAACTTACAACAACCAGCAACCCTACTACCAATAAGACCGTAACAACAAGACCTGCTTTAATCTTCGCTTGATTTTTCATTGTTTATTAATCTTCCTTTCGAGTTCACTAATTTTTCGTTCCGTCCTCAGAAGATAAAGGAACACGCCGCACCACACGAGGAGCGACGGTAGCGCTACTGCTATTTTCCAATCCATCTATTTCCTCCAACTTCGCCTCAATGTTACCAGCGGCAACTTGAGTGCGAAAGATTCGAATACCAAGCCATATGTAACCAACTAACGCTGAGTAAAGCGTTACCTTATAAGGAATATCGAGTCCTCCGCGGTTCGTTAAAGTACCAACGGGATGGATCGAGCTGAACGCGGGTATTCTCGGCAGGATAAAAATCAAAAACGGCACAGTGGCAAGAGCAAACAGGGCATAAGCTCCCGAAACGCGACCCCGCTGTTCGCGATCGGAGATGCCTGATCTTAGGGCAAAGTAAGCGATATAAATCAGTAGTTGGGCCAAAACGGAGGTCTCGCGAGGGTCCCAATTCCATGCGCTGTTCCACGCTTGATAGGCAAAGATGGAGCCTGTAACCGTTGCCAGAACGCCAAATAGCATTCCCAATTCCAGAGCGGTCACTGATTTTCTATCATCTTCTGGGCGTCTGTGCGTTAAGTATTTAAAAGCAAAGAAAGCTCCTGCCGCAAACCATAGAACCATCACCATAGCCGCCGGCACATGGAAAATCACAATTCGCGAAACATTGCCCACACTTTCAGGCAACCCAAACCC is a window from the bacterium genome containing:
- a CDS encoding cytochrome c maturation protein CcmE; translation: MKNQAKIKAGLVVTVLLVVGLLVVVSLLFVKNSSPYRTIAQAKASKGNGSIHIQADVDKKSVLRNLINQELRFIIEDPKTHEAIPVIYHGAIPESFDQATRVVVVGSIKNGIFEATQIQTKCPSRYSADEKSK
- a CDS encoding cytochrome c biogenesis protein, with the translated sequence GFGLPESVGNVSRIVIFHVPAAMVMVLWFAAGAFFAFKYLTHRRPEDDRKSVTALELGMLFGVLATVTGSIFAYQAWNSAWNWDPRETSVLAQLLIYIAYFALRSGISDREQRGRVSGAYALFALATVPFLIFILPRIPAFSSIHPVGTLTNRGGLDIPYKVTLYSALVGYIWLGIRIFRTQVAAGNIEAKLEEIDGLENSSSATVAPRVVRRVPLSSEDGTKN